The proteins below are encoded in one region of Danio rerio strain Tuebingen ecotype United States chromosome 12, GRCz12tu, whole genome shotgun sequence:
- the LOC100538338 gene encoding uncharacterized protein, with protein MLSLCFHLFAVLVICADCNENRDISYTFKRWNALDQPLQEQLAIVYKEMESLKQEQSVMKQKQEALSQVLPYCSQNPIDTDVELNLTSLQTGTSHPLSAFTQNVDGDEGSGEDDSENPADPCFHYAALDQSWRATNYSTRNVACDRRVDWKGWYRLFYRGKTIQMPERCVKVEKCGTHSPLWLDGGHPRIRDGVVTRKVCGNWKNNCCMFKSNPIQVKACRGNYYVYKFVKPVACHLAYCSDINTLVCGKCKKSESCISRDKITYMCQKNKRRVKANVHFFATYPASIAGKVNKIVFRKVYVNQGQAFNPRTGIFRAPVSGVYQFFFSTQTGGSGATDLWLVVNNYWVAVSHSNVQGSSSVGNLSTYMTTLRKGAIVYVTHNRGRSWANSASNTIAFGGSLLMVRNI; from the exons ATGCTTTCCTTATGCTTCCACCTGTTTGCTGTGTTGGTAATCTGTGCAGATTGCAATGAGAACAGAGATATTTCA TATACATTCAAACGTTGGAATGCACTTGACCAGCCTTTGCAGGAACAACTTGCTATAGTGTACAAG gAGATGGAAAGCTTGAAACAAGAACAATCAGTAATGAAACAAAAGCAAGAAGCCTTGAGCCAG gtATTACCATACTGTTCACAAAACCCTATTGATACAGATGTGGAGTTGAATTTGACATCACTACAAACTG GCACCAGTCATCCTCTGTCCGCCTTCACTCAGAATGTGGATGGAGACGAAGGCTCTGGCGAGGATGACAGTGAAAACCCAGCAGACCCCTGCTTTCATTATGCTGCGTTGGACCAGAGCTGGAGAGCCACAAACTACAGCACCCGAAATGTTGCCTGTGACCGCCGAGTCGATTGGAAAGGCTGGTACCGTCTCTTCTACCGCGGTAAGACCATCCAGATGCCTGAAAGGTGTGTGAAGGTAGAAAAGTGTGGGACCCACTCGCCACTGTGGCTCGACGGTGGTCATCCTCGCATTCGGGATGGGGTGGTCACTCGAAAAGTCTGCGGAAACTGGAAAAACAACTGCTGCATGTTCAAGTCCAATCCTATTCAAGTCAAAGCATGTAGAGGAAACTACTACGTCTACAAGTTTGTCAAACCAGTTGCTTGCCATTTGGCGTATTGTTCAG ACATCAACACACTTGTCTgtggaaaatgtaaaaaaagcgaGTCTTGCATCAGCAGAGACAAAATCACCTACATGTGTCAGAAAAACAAAAGGAGAG TGAAAGCAAATGTGCATTTTTTCGCTACCTACCCAGCCAGCATTGCAGGAAAAGTCAACAAGATTGTGTTCAGGAAAGTGTATGTAAATCAAGGCCAGGCTTTCAACCCTCGCACGGGGATCTTCAGAGCTCCGGTGTCAGGCGTTTATCAGTTCTTCTTCTCCACTCAGACTGGGGGAAGCGGTGCTACTGACCTATGGCTTGTTGTGAATAATTACTGGGTGGCTGTGTCTCATAGCAATGTACAGGGTTCCAGCTCGGTTGGGAATCTCTCAACATACATGACGACTCTGCGCAAGGGGGCGATAGTTTATGTGACCCATAATCGTGGCCGCTCTTGGGCCAATAGCGCATCCAACACCATCGCTTTTGGGGGTTCATTACTTATGGTGAGAAATATCTAA